Proteins from a single region of Nocardiopsis dassonvillei subsp. dassonvillei DSM 43111:
- a CDS encoding nicotinamidase yields the protein MRALIVVDVQKDFCEGGNLGVAGGASTAAAVTEYARASDYDHVVATRDFHIDPGEHFSEEPDFVDSWPRHCEAGTPGVEFHPGFDASLAEEVFDKGHYTAAYSGFEGVTGEGGVTLGSWLRERGVDEVDVVGIAMDHCVKATALDAVAEGLRTRVLLGLTAGVSRPTVDAALERLREAGVDLEGEPLVG from the coding sequence GTGAGGGCGCTCATCGTGGTGGACGTGCAGAAGGACTTCTGCGAGGGAGGGAACCTGGGGGTGGCGGGCGGGGCCAGCACCGCGGCCGCCGTCACCGAGTACGCCCGTGCGAGCGACTACGACCACGTGGTGGCCACACGCGACTTCCACATCGACCCGGGGGAGCACTTCTCGGAGGAGCCCGACTTCGTGGACAGCTGGCCGCGCCACTGCGAGGCGGGCACGCCGGGGGTGGAGTTCCATCCCGGCTTCGACGCCTCGCTGGCCGAGGAGGTCTTCGACAAGGGGCACTACACGGCCGCCTACAGCGGTTTCGAGGGCGTGACCGGGGAGGGCGGGGTGACGCTGGGTTCGTGGCTGCGCGAGCGCGGCGTGGACGAGGTGGACGTGGTGGGCATCGCCATGGACCACTGCGTGAAGGCGACCGCCCTGGACGCGGTGGCCGAGGGCCTGCGCACGCGGGTGCTGCTCGGGCTGACCGCCGGGGTGTCGCGCCCGACCGTGGACGCGGCGCTGGAGCGGCTGCGCGAGGCGGGTGTGGACCTGGAGGGCGAGCCGCTGGTCGGCTGA
- a CDS encoding MoaD/ThiS family protein, producing MAIEVRIPTILRNLTGDAKVVEGSGDTLGELFADLDSRHPGIAGRLVDDGKLRRFINVYLNDEDVRFVGGLEAKLSDGDNVTILPAVAGGSR from the coding sequence ATGGCCATCGAGGTCCGCATCCCGACCATCCTGCGCAACCTGACCGGCGACGCCAAGGTCGTCGAGGGGTCCGGCGACACCCTCGGCGAGCTGTTCGCCGACCTGGACAGCCGACACCCCGGCATCGCCGGGCGCCTGGTGGACGATGGCAAGCTGCGCCGCTTCATCAACGTCTACCTCAACGACGAGGACGTGCGCTTCGTCGGGGGTCTGGAGGCCAAGCTCTCCGACGGCGACAACGTGACGATCCTGCCGGCCGTGGCCGGCGGAAGCCGCTAG
- the rph gene encoding ribonuclease PH translates to MARPDGRVPTQLRPVTITRNWLRHAEGSVLVEFGDTRVLCAASVEDGVPRWRRGTGEGWVTAEYAMLPRSTDTRGSRESVRGKIGGRTHEISRLVGRSLRAVVDFKAMGEHTITLDCDVLQADGGTRTAAITGAYVALADAMKWLRKRRKLKNNPLTGSLAAVSVGVVQGQPRLDLNYLEDSVADTDMNVVITGDGKFIEVQGTAEGAPFDRDLLNQLLDLAVSGCGELTAIQKKALSE, encoded by the coding sequence ATGGCCCGACCTGACGGACGCGTTCCGACCCAACTCCGCCCTGTGACCATCACCCGCAACTGGCTCCGCCACGCGGAAGGCTCCGTACTCGTCGAGTTCGGGGACACCCGCGTGCTGTGCGCCGCCAGCGTCGAGGACGGCGTCCCGCGCTGGCGCCGGGGCACCGGCGAGGGGTGGGTCACCGCCGAGTACGCGATGCTGCCCCGCTCCACCGACACCCGGGGCTCCCGAGAGTCGGTCCGCGGCAAGATCGGCGGCCGCACCCACGAGATCTCCCGCCTGGTCGGCCGCTCCCTGCGCGCCGTCGTGGACTTCAAGGCGATGGGCGAGCACACCATCACGCTGGACTGCGACGTGCTCCAGGCCGACGGAGGCACCCGCACCGCCGCGATCACCGGCGCGTACGTGGCGCTGGCCGACGCGATGAAGTGGCTGCGCAAGCGCCGCAAGCTCAAGAACAACCCGCTGACGGGCTCCCTGGCCGCGGTCAGCGTCGGCGTGGTCCAGGGCCAGCCCCGGCTGGACCTGAACTACCTGGAGGACTCGGTCGCCGACACCGACATGAACGTCGTCATCACCGGCGACGGCAAGTTCATCGAGGTGCAGGGCACCGCCGAGGGCGCCCCCTTCGACCGGGACCTGCTCAACCAGCTGCTCGACCTCGCGGTCTCCGGCTGCGGGGAACTGACCGCGATCCAGAAGAAGGCACTGTCGGAGTGA
- a CDS encoding tryptophan--tRNA ligase produces MAANTYLTGIKPTGDFHLGNYIGAIKPALSAATAYDTYYFIADYHALNTIKDADELRHSIRSGAATWLACGLDPERTIVYQQSRVPETFELTTILSALTPKGLMNRAHAYKAARDRNNEAGITDLDAGINMGLYNYPILMAADILVMEGTHVPVGRDQSQHIEYTADIAGYFNHRFGESYSFPVPKGVIDDSDASILPGVDGRKMSKSYDNHIPLFLPENKLKKAVRRIPTDSTPVEDPKDPDSSVPFQLLTHFADAQKVSEVRKRLEAGGMGWGDLKNELFEAINAELGPKRERYEELMADPGRIDAVLAAGSERARERARATLERVRAAVGVA; encoded by the coding sequence ATGGCAGCGAACACGTACCTGACCGGGATCAAGCCCACCGGCGACTTCCACCTGGGCAACTACATCGGCGCGATCAAGCCCGCCCTGAGCGCGGCCACGGCCTACGACACCTACTACTTCATCGCCGACTACCACGCGCTCAACACCATCAAGGACGCCGACGAGCTCCGCCACAGCATCCGGTCAGGCGCTGCCACCTGGCTCGCGTGCGGGCTCGACCCCGAACGGACGATCGTCTACCAGCAGTCCCGGGTGCCCGAGACCTTCGAGCTCACCACCATCCTGAGCGCTCTGACCCCCAAGGGCCTCATGAACCGCGCGCACGCCTACAAGGCCGCCCGCGACCGCAACAACGAGGCCGGGATCACCGACCTGGACGCCGGGATCAACATGGGGCTGTACAACTACCCCATCCTCATGGCCGCCGACATCCTCGTCATGGAGGGCACCCACGTCCCCGTGGGCCGCGACCAGTCCCAGCACATCGAGTACACCGCCGACATCGCCGGGTACTTCAACCACCGCTTCGGCGAGTCCTACAGCTTTCCCGTCCCCAAGGGCGTCATCGACGACAGCGACGCGAGCATCCTGCCCGGCGTCGACGGCCGCAAGATGAGCAAGTCCTACGACAACCACATCCCGCTCTTCCTGCCGGAGAACAAGCTCAAGAAGGCCGTGCGCCGCATCCCCACCGACTCCACGCCGGTCGAGGACCCCAAGGACCCCGACAGCTCGGTGCCCTTCCAGCTGCTCACGCACTTCGCCGACGCCCAGAAGGTCTCCGAGGTGCGCAAGCGCCTGGAGGCGGGCGGCATGGGCTGGGGCGACCTCAAGAACGAGCTGTTCGAGGCGATCAACGCCGAGCTGGGCCCCAAGCGGGAGCGCTACGAGGAGCTGATGGCCGACCCGGGGCGGATCGACGCCGTCCTGGCGGCAGGGTCCGAGCGCGCGCGCGAGCGCGCCCGCGCCACCCTGGAGCGCGTGCGCGCCGCCGTCGGCGTCGCCTGA
- a CDS encoding PLP-dependent cysteine synthase family protein has translation MRYDSLLDSLGGTPLVGLPRLSPSPQVRLWAKLEDRNPTGSIKDRAAFFMIEQAEKDGLLSPGCTILEPTSGNTGISLAMVAKLRGYRMVCVMPENTSAERKQLLAMWGAEVHFSDAAGGSNEAVRVAKEMAAAHPDWVMLYQYGNPANARAHYETTGPEILADLPGITHFVAGLGTTGTLMGVGRYLREHRPGVQIVAAEPRYGELVYGLRNLDEGFVPELYDESVLTTRFSVPSEAALRRTRELLDKEGIFAGVSTGGALHAALGMARKAEKAGESADIAFVIADAGWKYLSTGAYEGTLEEAEERLDGQLWA, from the coding sequence ATGCGCTACGACTCCCTGCTCGACTCCCTCGGCGGCACGCCGCTCGTCGGCCTGCCCCGGCTCTCGCCCTCGCCGCAGGTCCGGCTCTGGGCGAAACTGGAGGACCGCAACCCCACCGGCTCGATCAAGGACCGCGCCGCGTTCTTCATGATCGAACAGGCCGAGAAGGACGGGCTGCTCTCCCCGGGGTGCACCATCCTGGAGCCGACGTCGGGGAACACCGGCATCTCGCTGGCCATGGTCGCCAAGCTGCGCGGCTACCGCATGGTCTGCGTCATGCCGGAGAACACCTCCGCCGAGCGCAAGCAGCTGCTGGCCATGTGGGGTGCCGAGGTCCACTTCTCCGACGCCGCGGGCGGCTCCAACGAGGCCGTCCGCGTCGCCAAGGAGATGGCCGCGGCCCACCCCGACTGGGTGATGCTGTACCAGTACGGCAACCCGGCCAACGCCCGGGCCCACTACGAGACCACCGGGCCCGAGATCCTCGCCGACCTGCCGGGGATCACCCACTTCGTGGCGGGGCTGGGCACCACCGGCACCCTCATGGGCGTGGGACGCTACCTGCGCGAACACCGGCCCGGTGTGCAGATCGTGGCGGCCGAGCCCCGGTACGGCGAGCTGGTGTACGGGCTGCGCAACCTCGACGAGGGGTTCGTGCCCGAGCTCTACGACGAGTCGGTGCTCACCACCCGCTTCTCCGTGCCCTCTGAAGCCGCCCTCAGGCGGACCCGGGAGCTCCTGGACAAGGAGGGCATCTTCGCGGGCGTCTCCACCGGCGGCGCCCTGCACGCCGCGCTGGGCATGGCCCGCAAGGCCGAGAAGGCGGGGGAGAGCGCCGACATCGCGTTCGTCATCGCCGACGCCGGGTGGAAGTACCTGTCCACCGGCGCCTACGAGGGCACGCTGGAGGAGGCCGAGGAGCGCCTCGACGGCCAGCTCTGGGCCTAG
- the rdgB gene encoding RdgB/HAM1 family non-canonical purine NTP pyrophosphatase — protein sequence MKIVLATRNAKKVPEMRAILADAGVEAEVLSLDAFPDAPEVPETEASFLGNALLKARAIAAHTGLPAVADDSGIAVDELRGMPGVLSARWAGRFGAGDQDRANLDLVLDQMADTPAERRGAAFVCAAVLVMPDGTEAVAEGVLRGRLVRERRGENGFGYDPVFVPEGESRTTAELSPEEKNAISHRGTAFRKLARELADIL from the coding sequence GTGAAGATCGTCCTGGCCACGCGCAACGCGAAGAAGGTCCCGGAGATGCGGGCCATCCTGGCCGACGCCGGGGTGGAAGCGGAGGTGCTCTCCCTCGACGCCTTCCCGGACGCACCGGAGGTGCCCGAGACCGAGGCGTCCTTCCTGGGCAACGCGCTGCTCAAGGCTCGGGCCATCGCCGCGCACACCGGGCTGCCCGCCGTCGCCGACGACTCCGGCATCGCCGTGGACGAACTGCGCGGGATGCCCGGAGTGCTGTCCGCGCGCTGGGCGGGCCGCTTCGGCGCGGGCGACCAGGACCGGGCCAACCTGGACCTGGTCCTGGACCAGATGGCCGACACCCCGGCCGAGCGCAGGGGCGCTGCGTTCGTGTGCGCGGCGGTGCTGGTGATGCCGGACGGGACCGAGGCGGTCGCCGAGGGCGTGCTGCGCGGCCGCCTGGTGCGCGAGCGCCGCGGGGAGAACGGCTTCGGGTACGACCCGGTGTTCGTCCCCGAGGGGGAGAGCCGCACCACGGCGGAGCTGTCCCCGGAGGAGAAGAACGCGATCAGCCACCGGGGGACCGCCTTCCGCAAGCTCGCCCGGGAGCTGGCGGACATCCTCTGA
- a CDS encoding nicotinate phosphoribosyltransferase → MSEDSSSALLTDHYELTMLQGALHSGAAARHSVFEMFARRLPEGRRYGVVAGTGRFLELLERFRFGTEELDFLSDNGVVDERTVEWLADYRFSGNVWGYGEGEAYFPGSPILVVEASFAEAVLLETLALSVYNHDSAIASAATRMAVAAGGRPLIEMGSRRTHERSAVAAARAAYVAGFSTSSNLEAGRSHGVPTGGTAAHAFTLLHDSERHAFKAQLESLGEGTTLLVDTYDVERAVRTAVELAGPGLGAVRIDSGDLAAHAGRVRAQLDSLGATDTRIVVTGDLDEHSIQALAVAPVDGYGVGTSLVTGSGAPTVSLVYKLVARARGLEADAPLEPVAKRSVGKPSRGGRKWAVRRLDDKGTAVSEEIYPHPPSSQVGTRPLLRPLVADGVVVGHESVHEARERHRAAVAELPEEALRMSRGEAALPTVFH, encoded by the coding sequence ATGAGCGAGGACAGCAGCAGCGCGCTGCTCACCGACCACTACGAACTGACGATGCTCCAGGGGGCGCTGCACAGCGGCGCCGCAGCCCGCCACTCGGTGTTCGAGATGTTCGCCCGGCGGCTGCCGGAGGGACGCAGGTACGGGGTCGTGGCCGGAACGGGCCGCTTCCTGGAACTGCTGGAGCGGTTCCGCTTCGGCACGGAGGAACTCGACTTCCTGTCGGACAACGGGGTCGTGGACGAGCGCACCGTGGAGTGGCTGGCCGACTACCGGTTCTCGGGCAACGTGTGGGGCTACGGCGAGGGCGAGGCGTACTTCCCCGGCTCGCCGATCCTGGTGGTGGAGGCCTCCTTCGCCGAGGCCGTGCTCCTGGAGACGCTGGCCCTGTCGGTGTACAACCACGACAGCGCGATCGCCTCGGCCGCGACGCGGATGGCGGTGGCGGCGGGCGGTCGGCCGCTGATCGAGATGGGCTCGCGGCGCACGCACGAGCGGTCCGCGGTCGCCGCGGCCCGCGCCGCCTACGTCGCGGGGTTCTCCACCTCCTCCAACCTGGAGGCCGGGCGCTCCCACGGCGTGCCGACCGGCGGGACGGCGGCGCACGCGTTCACGCTGCTGCACGACAGCGAGCGGCACGCGTTCAAGGCGCAGCTGGAGTCCCTGGGCGAGGGGACGACGCTGCTGGTGGACACCTACGACGTGGAGCGCGCGGTGCGCACCGCCGTGGAGCTGGCCGGCCCCGGGCTGGGCGCGGTGCGGATCGACTCGGGCGACCTGGCCGCCCACGCCGGGCGCGTGCGGGCGCAGCTGGACTCCCTGGGCGCGACGGACACCCGCATCGTGGTGACCGGGGACCTGGACGAGCACTCCATCCAGGCCCTGGCGGTGGCGCCGGTGGACGGCTACGGGGTGGGCACCTCCCTGGTGACCGGCTCGGGCGCGCCGACGGTGTCCCTGGTGTACAAGCTGGTGGCGCGGGCGCGCGGTCTGGAGGCGGACGCCCCGCTGGAGCCGGTGGCCAAGCGCTCGGTGGGCAAGCCGAGCCGGGGCGGGCGCAAGTGGGCGGTGCGGCGGCTGGACGACAAGGGGACGGCCGTGTCCGAGGAGATCTACCCCCACCCGCCGTCCTCACAGGTGGGAACGCGCCCGCTGCTGCGGCCCCTGGTCGCCGACGGCGTGGTGGTGGGCCACGAGAGCGTGCACGAGGCCCGGGAGCGGCACCGGGCGGCGGTGGCGGAACTGCCCGAGGAGGCCCTGCGCATGTCGCGCGGTGAGGCCGCGCTGCCGACGGTGTTCCACTAG
- a CDS encoding Mov34/MPN/PAD-1 family protein, which translates to MLRIDRAIYDRIVAHARRDHPDEACGVVAGPEGSDSPERLVEMVNAERSPTFYRFDSLEQLKVWREMDDRDEEPVVIYHSHTATEAYPSRTDVSYASEPGAHYVLVSTREPDTVEFRSYRIIDGQVTEEPVEVTGPGDGAATAP; encoded by the coding sequence ATGCTGAGGATTGATCGCGCGATCTACGACAGGATCGTCGCACACGCCCGCCGCGACCACCCGGACGAGGCGTGCGGCGTCGTGGCCGGACCCGAGGGCTCCGACAGCCCCGAACGCCTCGTCGAGATGGTCAACGCCGAACGGTCGCCGACCTTCTACCGGTTCGACTCCCTCGAACAGCTCAAGGTCTGGCGGGAGATGGACGACCGCGACGAGGAACCCGTCGTGATCTACCACTCCCACACCGCGACCGAGGCCTACCCCTCGCGCACCGACGTCTCCTACGCGTCCGAGCCGGGCGCCCACTACGTGCTCGTGTCCACGCGCGAGCCCGACACCGTCGAGTTCCGCTCCTACCGGATCATCGACGGCCAGGTCACCGAGGAACCGGTGGAGGTCACCGGTCCCGGCGACGGCGCCGCGACCGCCCCGTAG
- a CDS encoding MBL fold metallo-hydrolase, with protein MRLTIIGSSGSFPGPDSPASSYMLEADGYRLLLDMGNGALGTLQRHVDIYSVDAVYLSHLHADHCFDLCSYWVARAYHPGGAKPRIPVYGPGGVARRMAEAYGLEPDPGMTEVFEFHELSPGPFRIGPFQARVDHVNHPVEAFGIRLEHGGASMAYSGDTGVCDSLVDLAADTDLFLCEAAFQDHLDHPKDMHLTGSEAGEHASRARARSLLLTHLVPWNDDDVTLTEARSTYDGPIGLARSGQVHEVGG; from the coding sequence GTGCGACTCACGATTATCGGGTCCTCGGGGAGCTTCCCCGGGCCGGACAGCCCGGCTTCCTCCTACATGCTCGAAGCGGACGGCTACCGCCTCCTGCTCGACATGGGCAACGGCGCGCTCGGAACTCTCCAGCGGCACGTCGACATCTACTCCGTCGACGCCGTCTACCTGAGCCACCTGCACGCAGACCACTGCTTCGACCTGTGCTCGTACTGGGTGGCCAGGGCGTACCACCCGGGCGGCGCCAAGCCCCGCATCCCGGTCTACGGGCCCGGCGGGGTGGCCCGGCGGATGGCCGAGGCCTACGGTCTGGAACCCGACCCGGGTATGACCGAGGTGTTCGAGTTCCACGAACTCTCCCCCGGGCCGTTCCGGATCGGCCCCTTCCAGGCCCGTGTCGACCACGTCAACCACCCGGTGGAGGCCTTCGGTATCCGCCTGGAGCACGGCGGCGCGTCCATGGCCTACTCCGGTGACACCGGGGTGTGCGACTCCCTGGTGGACCTGGCCGCCGACACCGACCTGTTCCTGTGCGAGGCCGCCTTCCAGGACCACCTCGACCACCCCAAGGACATGCACCTGACGGGCAGCGAGGCGGGAGAGCACGCCAGCCGGGCCCGCGCCCGCAGCCTGCTGCTGACCCACCTGGTGCCGTGGAACGACGACGACGTCACCCTCACCGAGGCGCGCTCCACCTACGACGGGCCCATCGGCCTGGCCCGCAGCGGCCAGGTGCACGAAGTCGGCGGCTGA